The Mytilus galloprovincialis chromosome 4, xbMytGall1.hap1.1, whole genome shotgun sequence genome contains a region encoding:
- the LOC143071481 gene encoding uncharacterized protein LOC143071481 isoform X1 codes for MESKSTLLRCLLKNKDMESVNLDMEDIFEEEAADDDFPSVGPLPDLPDGEEGAAEGEDEDNTDVMSKLKDLSKGAARKVVRKPMPKLDGQRLTGERGIPILPKVFEKVKFKGQGNEAQDLRIIMRYLEHWAHRLFPMMPFDEVLERIEKLGTKKEVQTCIKKMRLDMPLLNEDYIQDASDDEAGGSDKDKSPKKNGVDPVDETEWDDIIREHEEEQRLSQAPASSPPQPTPMSQLKSQLSKPLMDLKNTSQPYTATPISSPTTTIGGLTPEQRDRIERNKQLALQKKLGKPGFKAPAVPSSPFRTPLSSPVTHSPMMPPPVPSPCKSSLVKPLSSPVKISSSTCKSSLVKPMLSPGKMSSSPCKLSHGWTSPLSSKALTFSSLVQNGNTEDSEFGVNKLSYESTLDIQTNNNGTQNGEMVNGGSISLRDSEMSEVIPIVGKTLINGNNSADNELSAVIPVLGKTLMNGSSSQTTDNELSEVIPNQDLKRNNDITDDNNLVKKQKLDIELTEDEILSSMEDI; via the exons ATGGAGTCAAAATCTACTTTACTAAGATG tttgttgaaaaataaagacATGGAATCTGTTAATCTTGACATGGAAGATATTTTTGAAGAAGAGGCTGCAGATGATGATTTCCCCTCTGTTGGGCCTCTCCCAGATCTACCTGATGGCGAGGAAGGGGCTGCTGAAGGAGAAGATGAAG ATAATACAGATGTTATGTCCAAGTTAAAAGATTTATCAAAAGGAGCAGCAAGGAAAGTGGTGAGGAAACCCATGCCAAAGTTAGATGGGCAAAG ATTGACAGGTGAAAGGGGAATACCCATTCTTCCCAAAGTATTTGAAAAGGTGAAGTTTAAAGGCCAAGGGAACGAA GCTCAAGATTTAAGAATCATAATGAGATATTTAGAGCACTGGGCTCATAGGCTATTTCCCATGATGCCTTTTGACGAAGTCTTGGAAAGAATAGAAAAACTTGGTACAAAGAAAGAAGTTCAG ACCTGTATAAAGAAGATGAGGTTAGATATGCCATTATTGAATGAAGATTATATACAGGATGCATCTGATGACGAAGCTGGAGGCAGTGATAAAGATAAAAGTCCTAAAAAG AATGGTGTAGATCCTGTGGATGAGACAGAGTGGGACGATATCATCAGGGAACACGAGGAAGAACAAAGACTGTCACAGGCACCAGCATCCTCTCCCCCTCAACCCACACCCATGTCTCAACTTAAATCACAATTGTCTAAGCCTTTAATGGATCTAAAGAACACATCACAACCTTATACAGCAACTCCTATATCAAGTCCAACTACAACCATAGGG GGTTTGACACCAGAACAGAGAGATCGAATTGAGAGAAACAAACAGCTTGCATTACAGAAAAAGCTTGGAAAACCAGGATTTAAAGCACCTG CAGTGCCTAGTTCACCATTCAGAACACCTCTGTCATCGCCAGTAACACATTCACCAATGATGCCTCCACCAGTTCCATCACCATGTAAATCATCACTGGTAAAGCCTTTGTCATCACCAGTAAAGATTTCGTCTTCAACGTGTAAATCATCACTGGTAAAGCCTATGTTATCGCCAGGAAAGATGTCCTCTTCACCGTGTAAATTATCTCATGGATGGACATCGCCATTATCATCCAAAGCGTTAACATTCTCATCACTTGTACAGAATGGTAATACAGAGGATTCAGAGTTTGGTGTAAATAAACTGTCTTACGAATCCACACTAGATATACAGACAAACAATAACGGTACCCAAAATGGAGAAATGGTCAATGGAGGTTCTATCTCTTTAAGAGACAGTGAAATGAGTGAAGTTATACCCATAGTAGGTAAAACTCTGATTAATGGAAATAATTCAGCAGACAATGAATTAAGTGCAGTTATACCTGTTCTAGGTAAAACTCTGATGAATGGAAGTAGTTCCCAGACAACAGACAATGAATTGAGTGAAGTTATACCTAATCAAGATCTAAAACGGAACAATGATATTACAGACGATAACAATCTAGTCAAAAAACAGAAACTTGACATAGAACTTACAGAAGATGAAATTTTATCTAGTATGGAAGATATTTGA
- the LOC143071481 gene encoding uncharacterized protein LOC143071481 isoform X2 — MESVNLDMEDIFEEEAADDDFPSVGPLPDLPDGEEGAAEGEDEDNTDVMSKLKDLSKGAARKVVRKPMPKLDGQRLTGERGIPILPKVFEKVKFKGQGNEAQDLRIIMRYLEHWAHRLFPMMPFDEVLERIEKLGTKKEVQTCIKKMRLDMPLLNEDYIQDASDDEAGGSDKDKSPKKNGVDPVDETEWDDIIREHEEEQRLSQAPASSPPQPTPMSQLKSQLSKPLMDLKNTSQPYTATPISSPTTTIGGLTPEQRDRIERNKQLALQKKLGKPGFKAPAVPSSPFRTPLSSPVTHSPMMPPPVPSPCKSSLVKPLSSPVKISSSTCKSSLVKPMLSPGKMSSSPCKLSHGWTSPLSSKALTFSSLVQNGNTEDSEFGVNKLSYESTLDIQTNNNGTQNGEMVNGGSISLRDSEMSEVIPIVGKTLINGNNSADNELSAVIPVLGKTLMNGSSSQTTDNELSEVIPNQDLKRNNDITDDNNLVKKQKLDIELTEDEILSSMEDI; from the exons ATGGAATCTGTTAATCTTGACATGGAAGATATTTTTGAAGAAGAGGCTGCAGATGATGATTTCCCCTCTGTTGGGCCTCTCCCAGATCTACCTGATGGCGAGGAAGGGGCTGCTGAAGGAGAAGATGAAG ATAATACAGATGTTATGTCCAAGTTAAAAGATTTATCAAAAGGAGCAGCAAGGAAAGTGGTGAGGAAACCCATGCCAAAGTTAGATGGGCAAAG ATTGACAGGTGAAAGGGGAATACCCATTCTTCCCAAAGTATTTGAAAAGGTGAAGTTTAAAGGCCAAGGGAACGAA GCTCAAGATTTAAGAATCATAATGAGATATTTAGAGCACTGGGCTCATAGGCTATTTCCCATGATGCCTTTTGACGAAGTCTTGGAAAGAATAGAAAAACTTGGTACAAAGAAAGAAGTTCAG ACCTGTATAAAGAAGATGAGGTTAGATATGCCATTATTGAATGAAGATTATATACAGGATGCATCTGATGACGAAGCTGGAGGCAGTGATAAAGATAAAAGTCCTAAAAAG AATGGTGTAGATCCTGTGGATGAGACAGAGTGGGACGATATCATCAGGGAACACGAGGAAGAACAAAGACTGTCACAGGCACCAGCATCCTCTCCCCCTCAACCCACACCCATGTCTCAACTTAAATCACAATTGTCTAAGCCTTTAATGGATCTAAAGAACACATCACAACCTTATACAGCAACTCCTATATCAAGTCCAACTACAACCATAGGG GGTTTGACACCAGAACAGAGAGATCGAATTGAGAGAAACAAACAGCTTGCATTACAGAAAAAGCTTGGAAAACCAGGATTTAAAGCACCTG CAGTGCCTAGTTCACCATTCAGAACACCTCTGTCATCGCCAGTAACACATTCACCAATGATGCCTCCACCAGTTCCATCACCATGTAAATCATCACTGGTAAAGCCTTTGTCATCACCAGTAAAGATTTCGTCTTCAACGTGTAAATCATCACTGGTAAAGCCTATGTTATCGCCAGGAAAGATGTCCTCTTCACCGTGTAAATTATCTCATGGATGGACATCGCCATTATCATCCAAAGCGTTAACATTCTCATCACTTGTACAGAATGGTAATACAGAGGATTCAGAGTTTGGTGTAAATAAACTGTCTTACGAATCCACACTAGATATACAGACAAACAATAACGGTACCCAAAATGGAGAAATGGTCAATGGAGGTTCTATCTCTTTAAGAGACAGTGAAATGAGTGAAGTTATACCCATAGTAGGTAAAACTCTGATTAATGGAAATAATTCAGCAGACAATGAATTAAGTGCAGTTATACCTGTTCTAGGTAAAACTCTGATGAATGGAAGTAGTTCCCAGACAACAGACAATGAATTGAGTGAAGTTATACCTAATCAAGATCTAAAACGGAACAATGATATTACAGACGATAACAATCTAGTCAAAAAACAGAAACTTGACATAGAACTTACAGAAGATGAAATTTTATCTAGTATGGAAGATATTTGA